The Salvelinus fontinalis isolate EN_2023a chromosome 39, ASM2944872v1, whole genome shotgun sequence genome has a window encoding:
- the LOC129838930 gene encoding DEP domain-containing protein 7-like, translating to MPTAVKPQQRRSNVTSFFTMAADLTPRFRRLNSQTRSLRENVQPGFSGPFHATQLWHNIIQALHTQVEVRRRRRHLCVHPDCFTGSDAVDAVLSYLMQNVFFCASEVSRLKAARLCQALMEAKVFEAVGTKLFRRDKEATFEDTSCSLYRFQDCGSLPGSARKAGKDGDTENMAPEDLVRKRKKGSRLSELRTISNPLALGPSDRRVERLLKIINLQPSLPKAITKAPTTIFLSKTVVEEVWKQQTLLQLLQTVELPVLDCILASPTRGTQPCPQAAALQLLQSHHQDLVISNTCLDRELPQTLNLPELDAWLVAAADCLELFPDQLIVLAGEHLLQQGSTTEGAERLSGQKKLLFDTMAKHYGGQERSPLLTGRYLDIHTAILNLLDCGKVDDAVRAYQLCLHLLEPAGRDELRRLLAFMAAAAHPDAYRLHKQTDNRALISRTFLKAIVQNKELSRTQSERLLLFLMDNHTQLFKTPTSLIDAVRRTLQILQQGRDPNNIAMFTFCQQVSLQQYKDQCEVATLESLKQLIRDISLSKALSVKERRRLVKEFQKHHPIVFLQHFSSTF from the exons atgccaaccgccgttaaacctcaACAAAGAAGAAGCAACGTCACATCCTTTTTCACCATGGCGGCTGATTTAACTCCGAGGTTTAGACGATTGAACAGTCAAACACGGAGCCTTCGTGAAAATGTTCAACCAG GATTCTCTGGGCCCTTCCACGCTACACAGCTGTGGCACAACATCATCCAGGCGCTGCATACACAGGTGGAGGTGCGACGACGGCGGCGCCACCTGTGTGTGCACCCTGACTGCTTCACAGGCTCGGATGCAGTAGACGCTGTGCTCAGCTACTTGATGCAGAACGTCTTCTTCTGTGCCAGCGAGGTGTCACGCCTCAAGGCCGCCAGGCTCTGCCAGGCACTCATGGAGGCCAAGGTGTTTGAGGCGGTGGGCACCAAGCTGTTCCGCCGGGACAAGGAGGCCACTTTCGAGGACACGAGCTGCAGCCTCTACCGTTTCCAGGACTGCGGCTCGCTGCCCGGCTCAGCCAGGAAGGCTGGGAAGGATGGGGACACAGAGAACATGGCCCCCGAGGacttagtgaggaagaggaagaaaggCTCTAG actgaGTGAGCTGAGGACCATCTCCAACCCCCTGGCGCTGGGCCCCTCAGACCGGAGGGTGGAGAGGCTGCTGAAGATCATCAACCTGCAGCCCTCCCTCCCTAAAGCCATTACCAAAGCCCCCACCACCATCTTCCTTTCAAAGACAG tggtggaggaggtgtggaaGCAGCAGACGTTGCTTCAGCTGCTGCAGACGGTGGAACTACCCGTGCTGGACTGCATCCTGGCGAGTCCGACCCGGGGGACCCAGCCCTGCCCCCAGGCTGCCGCCCTGCAGCTGCTGCAGAGCCACCACCAGGACCTGGTCATCTCCAACACCTGCCTGGACCGTGAGCTGCCCCAGACCCTCAACCTTCCTGA GCTGGACGCATGGCTGGTGGCAGCCGCTGACTGCCTGGAGCTCTTCCCTGACCAGCTGATCGTGTTGGCGGGGGAGCACCTGCTCCAGCAGGGCAGCACcacagagggggcagagaggCTGAGCGGCCAGAAGAAACTGCTGTTTGACACCATGGCCAAGCACTACGGAGGCCAGGAGAGGTCCCCGCTGCTCACCGGACGCTACCTGGACATCCACACGGCCATACTGAACCTGTTGG actGTGGGAAGGTGGATGATGCTGTCAGGGCCTATCAGCTGTGTCTGCATCTGCTGGAGCCTGCTGGGAGAGATGAGCTGAGGAGGCTCCTGGCTTTCATGGCCGCAGCAGCCCATCCGGATGCATACCGTCTGCACAAACAG ACAGACAACAGGGCCCTGATCAGCAGGACATTTCTGAAGGCCATCGTGCAGAATAAAGAGCTATCTCGTACCCAGAGCGAGAGGCTGCTGCTGTTTCTGATGGACAACCACACTCAGCTCTTTAAG ACCCCCACATCGCTGATTGATGCTGTGAGGAGAACGCTGCAAATCCTGCAGCAAGGAAGAGATCCGAACAACATTGCGA TGTTTACGTTCTGTCAGCAGGTGTCGCTGCAGCAGTATAAGGATCAGTGCGAGGTGGCCACCCTGGAGAGCCTGAAGCAGCTGATCAGGGACATCAGCCTGAGCAAGGCCCTGTCTGTCAAGGAGAGGAGAAGGCTGGTCAAGGAGTTCCAGAAGCACCATCCCATAGTCTTCCTCCAGCACTTCTCCTCCACTTTCTAG